A single Montipora foliosa isolate CH-2021 chromosome 7, ASM3666993v2, whole genome shotgun sequence DNA region contains:
- the LOC138011190 gene encoding uncharacterized protein: MATTFNKNAYRWHFVIHGGIDGYSRTIVYLKANTNNAAATVFQLFLSTVETFGLLSRVRSDKGGENVDIARYMLSHPLRGPDRGSHITGRSVHNQRIERLWRDVFYGCTHTFYNLFSCMEDSGILDPSNEIQIFALHYVFLPRLNSQLTQFANGHARAPISTEHNKSPEQLWISGLMNVWSSDHPVAQELTMSEGDLAYYGVDWEGPAPSALWSGQLGDELRTLLQPHDRTQLSRTVDPLHKSDDSGVDLYLQALQFISSCTQEG, translated from the exons ATGGCTACCACTTTCAACAAAAATGCGTATAG GTGGCACTTCGTCATCCATGGAGGGATCGATGGCTACTCCCGTACGATTGTCTATCTTAAAGCCAACACAAACAACGCAGCGGCCACTgtatttcaactttttcttaGCACTGTCGAGACGTTTGGTCTACTGTCGAGGGTACGAAGTGATAAAGGTGGCGAGAATGTGGATATCGCCAGGTATATGTTGAGCCATCCCCTTCGAGGTCCAGATAGAGGAAGTCACATCACTGGCCGGAGCGTTCATAACCAAAGGATAGAACGCCTTTGGAGAGACGTTTTCTATGGCTGTACTCACACCTTTTACAATCTGTTCAGCTGCATGGAAGACTCTGGTATTCTGGATCCCTCTAATGAAATTCAGATATTTGCCCTTCACTACGTGTTTTTGCCAAGGCTTAACAGCCAACTTACCCAGTTTGCCAATGGACATGCCAGAGCACCAATTAGTACAGAACACAACAAGTCCCCTGAACAGCTTTGGATCTCAGGCCTAATGAACGTGTGGAGCTCAGATCATCCAGTCGCACAAGAGCTCACAATG TCTGAGGGAGATCTTGCATATTATGGAGTTGACTGGGAGGGGCCAGCACCGTCTGCCTTGTGGAGTGGCCAGTTAGGAGATGAACTTCGAACACTGCTTCAACCACATGATCGTACGCAGCTCTCTCGAACAGTCGATCCGTTACACAAGTCTGATGATAGTGGAGTCGATTTATACCTTCAGGCTCTGCAATTCATTTCAAGTTGTACACAGGAAGGATAG